The genomic segment TCCCTGGAATCTTAAGTTGGAGCGAGTCTCTGAACTTGAAGCAGCTCTTGCAGATTCCATAGAAAAAATGGAGTAAGACTCCATGGCCGATTCCCTGGGAATTACTCTTTACGCCTTTGCCACATTGACCGAGGCTCGGGGTGTTTTCCCGGAGCTGAATGCTGCTTCCGATTATACTACAAATAAAGTAATACCTCTTGCGTCCAGGGATAAATTTGTTGCAGTACTTGGCGTGGGGTCCCTGGAATTTTCTGCGAATCTGTCTGCGGTTCTTTTGGAATTTCAAAAAAAGGAAATGCCCGTTTCCTCTGTGATTGCACTTGGTATATGCGGCGCCTATCCCCAGAGCGGAATCCAGGTGGGGGAGGTTGTTCGGATTTTCTCTGAAACTGTGGGCGACCTGGGCTTTAATGAGGCTGACGAATCCTTTGTTCCGTGGTCAAATGCTCCGGCATATACTGGCGACGACTTCTTGCTTGATCGTTTTCCTGGTCTAGCCAAGCTCCCTGCGGTAAGGGGGCTTACTGTGAATTGCTGCACAGGATCGTACAACATGGCGGAGCAACGTGTAAATAACTTTGCTTGTCAAGTTGAATCCATGGAAGGTGCGGCCGCCCTTGCTATTTGCAAGGCCTTTCAGGTTCCTGTCCTGGAAATTCGTGCTATCAGTAACATCGCCTCCACCCGCGACAAATCCGCTTGGCGAATCACCGAGGCCCTGGAAAAACTTCGGGAACTCTTTCGCTAAGTTCAATTATCAATTATCAATCATCAATTGAAAGAATGCGTTTATCTCTCGGAATTTCCACCTGTCCCAACGACACCTTTATTTACGAGGCCTTGATTGCAGGTCTTAAGGATTCTCCCTTTGAATGGGATGTCCATTTCGCCGATGTGCAGACCTTGAATGAATGGATCATCGCGGGAAAGCTGGATGTGGCGAAAGTCAGCGCCCAGGTGTACCCGAAGGTTGAAAAGGACTATCGTTGCCTTGGCTGCGGTGGTGCTATCGGTTATGGTTGTGGCCCGTTGCTTTTGTCCTCCAATGGCGATGCTTTTGATATATCCTCCGCAACGGTTCTTCCTGGAGCGAATACCACGGCTGCAATGCTGTTTAAGTTCTGGTACCAAAAAAAGTTTGGTGGAAATCTTAAATTGCAGTTTGCCTTGTTCAACGAGGTGTATGAGGGGCTTTTGTCCCGGAAGTATGTTCAGGGCGTAACAATCCACGAACATCGATTTACCTGGAAGCGCGATGGTCTATACCTTTTGCAGGATCTTGGTGCATTTTGGGAGCAGGAAACGGGAACTCCCATCCCGTTGGGTATCGCGGTAGCTAGGCGTTCGTTGCCCGATCAAGTGGTGCTCCAGGTAGAAAGTGAAATTCGTGAAAGCCTGAAAGTTGCGCATAGCCGAGATAACCTTATTACTCCATTTATTGACGAAAAGGCTCAGATTTCTGATAAAAATGTGATTGAGGCACATATCAAGATGTTTGTCAATGACTTCTCTGAAAATGTGGGTGAGCGGGGAAATGCCGCTCTGGACAATCTGTGGCAGTTAGTACGTGGTTTATAAACTGTTGACTAGTTTAATTTAATTGTAATATTATTGAAATGTAAAGTTAATTTTTCAAAACGGCGAATTTTTAACAAAAACTTTATTTATTTTCCATACTGCATCTTTTTTTTGGAGTTTGCATATGAGTTTAGTGAATGATCTTGAGCAGGAAGTTGAAAACTTCAAGCGTGAGTACGAAAAGTTTGAACGCGGCAACAAGTCTGCCGGAACCCGCGCCCGTAAGGTCTTGCAGGATATCAAGAAGACCTGTCAGGAGATTCGCGTCTCCATCCAGGGGGCGAAGAAGGAGGACGAGAAGGCCGAACCGGCATCCGCCGATTAACCTTCGCATCCCATTGGGAATTGTAAAATGCGACCATTATCACAACATTTTTACATGATTTTCGCCCATTTTTGCGAAAATCGTTTGACTAATGGCGCTTTTGAAGGTATATTCCCATTTGAATTTTATGCTTCGCCCAAACGGGTGTGGTGTAGATGTATGAATTTTATGTGTTCTATGATTGGAGAAACGTAGCAGTATGACCCTAAAGAAACTGGTCTTAATCACGGCCGGGGCAATGCTTCTTACCGGAACCGCCATGGCAAAGAATATCAACGTGCCTGGTGATTTCGACAAGATTGCTGATGCTCTCGGAAATGCGGATGCTGGGGATACCATCCTCGTCAAACGCGGAACCTATAACGAAAACATCACCTTGATCATGGGTGTTGTACTTAAGGGCGAAGATCCCACGACTACCATCATCGATGGTGGCCGCAGAGGTCCTACCGTCATGGGTACTTCTGGTGCCGAAATGTCTCACTTCACTGTGAGAAACGGTATCGAAGGTATTCTTTGCGAAAACGCTGCTCCCTACATTCATCACTGCTATGTGTTGGACAACCACGCAACGGGTATCGGTGCATTCATTTCTCTCCCGCACCTCCGCAACAACGTGGTATACGGCAACCGCTGGTCCGGTATTCTGGCCTGGGGTGCTAAGTCCCTCGACGCTTATATCGAACATAACGTTGTCCTTCGTAACGGCTACTCTGGCCTTGCCCTCAAGGGCCCGACCAACGTAGTTGCTCGTAACAACATCTTCATGGAAAACCACTACTATGGTGTGTACGCTGACCCGGCTGCCGGTCAGACGAAGGTGGAATACAACAACATCTACAAGAACTACTATCCGTTCAACCAGTTCATCAAGGTGAACCGCACTAACGTTTCCTTGGACCCGAAGTTCATCAACCACTCCCTGTCCAAGCCGAACTTCTACTGCCAGTCCACCTCTCCGATGCTTAAGCGCGGTAAGGGTAAGCAGGACATCGGCCTTACTCCCACCGACCTGGTTAAGGAAGAAGAAGTTGCCGAAGAAACTCGTAATCCGGATACCGACGCTGATGGTCTTTGCGATCCGTGGGTTTCCGAAGAAGGCTTCTCCGACAAGTACGCTTCTGTTTGCACCGGCCTCGACAACTGCCCCGAAGAAGCTGAAGACTTCGATGGTTACCAGGACGACGATGGTTGCCCGGATGCCGACAACGACCGCGATGGTCTCTGCGATCCTTGGGTAGAAGCTAAGGGTATGCTCTCCAACTTTGCTCACATCTGTAAGGGTGTTGACCTCTGCCCGGAACAGGCAGAAACCTTGAATAGCTATAAGGATGACGACGGATGCCCGGATGAAGTTCCGCAGCCGCCGAAGAAGGTCTTTGTGCTCGAAGGTGTTAACTTCGAATCTGGTAAGGCAACCATTACTCAGGATTCCTACATCTCCCTCATGAAGGTGGTGGACATCATGGAAACCTTCACCGACGCTACTTTCGAAATTATCGGTCATACCGATAACGTTGGTAACAAGGACAAGAACATGCAGCTCTCGTCCGATCGTGCTAACTCCGTTAAGAACTTCCTCGTTGAGAAGGGCATTAACGAAAGCCGTATTGAAACTAAGGGTATGGGTGACACAAAGCCCGTTGCCTCTAACAAAACCGCCGAAGGCCGTGCCCAGAACCGTCGTATCGAGTTCATCCGCACGGATATCAAGTAAAGGAGTAGGTGATGCGTTCTAATTTTGTTAAGACTGCAGTCCTCGGCCTTTCGGTCGCTAGCACTTCTTTGTTTGCAGACGCCCAGTATTCTCCGCATAAGTATCAGCAGAACGACTGGTTTGCAGAATTCGGTGGCAACACCGCTATGTACGTTAACCCGGCAGGAATCGCCGAAACTGATCAGCTTGAATTGAGCGCTGCTTTCTTCAGCTCCATCAGTGGTGAAGCTAGCCAGGAATACATCAGCTTGACTTTCCCCATGGACTACAAGCACACCTTGGGCTTGTCCTTCTTCGAAAACGGTGCTTCCATTGATGGCGGCAAGTCCTACGGTGAATACTCCTGGTTGCTTGGCTATGCCTACAATTTGATGCAGTGCATCTCTTTGGGTATTGACCTTTCTGTCCTTTACATCAACCAGTTCGATGATGTGAAGCAGTTGACTTTCGGTGCTGACGTGGGTGTCAGCTGGAATCCGCTTGCCTCCTCCAAGTATGGTTACTTGTTGGTTGGTGTAGCATTCCAGAACGCTCTGCAGCCGGCTATCAGCACTGCTGACGCCGACAACGCAAGCACTGTGGTGCTCTTTACCGATGAAGACGCTTACAAGATTCCGTCTAACCTGAACTTCTCCTTCTTCTATCGCGGCCTCAACCGCTCTCTCGAAGCTAAGGCAGAAATTTCTCTCATCGATGTTCTTCACGAAGATGAAGAAGGTGGTGAAGGTCTGAATCCTGAAATGAGCTTCACCTTGACCTACTTCCTGTCCCCGCACCTTGGTGTTCGCCTCCGCTTCACAAAGGAAGGCTACCCGGTTGCTGGCGCCACTGTTAACGTTAAGGATGTTAGCATCTTCCGTTACCTGGCTCTTGACCTGGAAATGTCTCACGATGACCTCTACGCCAAGA from the Fibrobacter sp. genome contains:
- a CDS encoding 1,4-dihydroxy-6-naphthoate synthase codes for the protein MRLSLGISTCPNDTFIYEALIAGLKDSPFEWDVHFADVQTLNEWIIAGKLDVAKVSAQVYPKVEKDYRCLGCGGAIGYGCGPLLLSSNGDAFDISSATVLPGANTTAAMLFKFWYQKKFGGNLKLQFALFNEVYEGLLSRKYVQGVTIHEHRFTWKRDGLYLLQDLGAFWEQETGTPIPLGIAVARRSLPDQVVLQVESEIRESLKVAHSRDNLITPFIDEKAQISDKNVIEAHIKMFVNDFSENVGERGNAALDNLWQLVRGL
- a CDS encoding futalosine hydrolase, translated to MADSLGITLYAFATLTEARGVFPELNAASDYTTNKVIPLASRDKFVAVLGVGSLEFSANLSAVLLEFQKKEMPVSSVIALGICGAYPQSGIQVGEVVRIFSETVGDLGFNEADESFVPWSNAPAYTGDDFLLDRFPGLAKLPAVRGLTVNCCTGSYNMAEQRVNNFACQVESMEGAAALAICKAFQVPVLEIRAISNIASTRDKSAWRITEALEKLRELFR
- a CDS encoding OmpA family protein, which encodes MTLKKLVLITAGAMLLTGTAMAKNINVPGDFDKIADALGNADAGDTILVKRGTYNENITLIMGVVLKGEDPTTTIIDGGRRGPTVMGTSGAEMSHFTVRNGIEGILCENAAPYIHHCYVLDNHATGIGAFISLPHLRNNVVYGNRWSGILAWGAKSLDAYIEHNVVLRNGYSGLALKGPTNVVARNNIFMENHYYGVYADPAAGQTKVEYNNIYKNYYPFNQFIKVNRTNVSLDPKFINHSLSKPNFYCQSTSPMLKRGKGKQDIGLTPTDLVKEEEVAEETRNPDTDADGLCDPWVSEEGFSDKYASVCTGLDNCPEEAEDFDGYQDDDGCPDADNDRDGLCDPWVEAKGMLSNFAHICKGVDLCPEQAETLNSYKDDDGCPDEVPQPPKKVFVLEGVNFESGKATITQDSYISLMKVVDIMETFTDATFEIIGHTDNVGNKDKNMQLSSDRANSVKNFLVEKGINESRIETKGMGDTKPVASNKTAEGRAQNRRIEFIRTDIK